The following proteins are encoded in a genomic region of Bosea beijingensis:
- a CDS encoding exopolysaccharide biosynthesis polyprenyl glycosylphosphotransferase: protein MLPVGVGEHSAEGVRRGISRFSLGYGALQPVAALADALAIMMVGGCATWIYQNFIRSGRKVLDVDFLSVALMTAVLFVTLSYLTGGYEPKTHADRRASITSAMKIWALTLAFIVLCAFLFKISAQYSRATIILHAAGGAVGITFIRVFWPRLVRQAMENNVAFTTNVLVVRIGEDLDAGNTADLARMRELRNSGLRPVGSQVMSIGPSDGRIDQLIAFVDERFRLGQLDEVILLAGHDALSHLDAVVERLRVVPVPVRFALDPVTRKVLTRPLKKVGSLILAEYQRAPLSLTERFLKRSLDIAVSLTGLLLLSPLFLIAALAVRLDSPGPVLFKQARRGFGGKPFLILKLRSMAVQDDGGVIVQAKRGDARVTRVGRLLRRTSIDELPQLWNVLAGHMSIVGPRPHAVAHDDYYSQLIEDYAFRHHAKPGITGWAQVKGLRGETPHVENMKARIEKDIWYIDNWSIWLDIMIILRTGLVVLGQRTAY from the coding sequence ATGCTGCCTGTTGGTGTCGGTGAGCATTCGGCCGAGGGTGTTAGGCGGGGCATATCCAGATTCTCGTTAGGGTATGGTGCTCTGCAGCCTGTGGCGGCCCTTGCCGACGCCCTCGCGATCATGATGGTCGGCGGCTGTGCCACCTGGATCTACCAGAATTTTATTCGGTCAGGCAGAAAGGTTCTCGACGTTGACTTCCTGAGTGTCGCGTTGATGACCGCGGTGCTGTTTGTCACGTTGTCCTATTTGACCGGCGGTTACGAGCCGAAGACGCATGCCGATCGCCGTGCCAGCATCACGTCGGCGATGAAGATCTGGGCGCTGACTTTGGCGTTCATCGTGCTATGCGCCTTCTTGTTCAAGATAAGTGCCCAATACTCGCGTGCGACGATCATCCTCCATGCCGCCGGGGGAGCGGTGGGAATCACGTTCATCCGCGTGTTCTGGCCGCGACTCGTCCGTCAGGCGATGGAGAATAATGTCGCCTTCACCACGAATGTGCTGGTCGTGCGGATCGGGGAGGATCTCGATGCCGGCAACACGGCCGACCTCGCGCGCATGCGCGAGCTCCGCAATAGCGGCTTGCGGCCGGTCGGGTCGCAGGTGATGTCGATCGGGCCGTCCGATGGCCGGATCGATCAGCTCATCGCCTTCGTCGATGAACGGTTCAGGCTCGGCCAGCTCGACGAGGTCATCCTGCTGGCCGGTCATGACGCCTTGTCGCATCTCGACGCGGTGGTCGAGCGGCTGCGGGTCGTGCCGGTGCCCGTCCGGTTTGCGCTGGATCCGGTGACGCGCAAGGTCCTGACGCGCCCGTTGAAGAAGGTCGGCTCGCTGATCCTGGCGGAGTATCAGCGCGCGCCGCTATCGCTCACCGAGCGCTTTCTCAAGCGCAGCCTCGACATCGCGGTATCGTTGACCGGGCTGCTCCTGCTCAGCCCGCTTTTCCTGATCGCGGCACTGGCCGTGAGGCTCGACAGCCCCGGTCCGGTCCTGTTCAAGCAGGCGCGGCGTGGCTTCGGCGGCAAGCCCTTCCTGATCCTGAAGCTGCGCTCGATGGCGGTTCAGGACGATGGCGGGGTCATAGTTCAGGCCAAGCGGGGCGACGCGCGCGTCACGCGCGTTGGTCGGTTGCTGCGCCGCACGAGCATCGACGAGCTGCCGCAGCTCTGGAACGTGCTTGCGGGCCATATGTCGATTGTGGGACCGCGTCCGCACGCGGTCGCCCATGATGACTACTATTCGCAACTGATCGAGGATTACGCCTTCCGCCATCACGCCAAGCCGGGCATCACCGGCTGGGCGCAGGTCAAGGGATTGCGAGGCGAGACGCCGCATGTCGAGAACATGAAGGCGCGCATCGAGAAGGACATCTGGTATATCGACAACTGGTCGATCTGGCTGGATATCATGATCATTCTCCGGACCGGCCTGGTCGTCCTGGGGCAGCGAACCGCCTACTGA